A stretch of the Lineus longissimus chromosome 12, tnLinLong1.2, whole genome shotgun sequence genome encodes the following:
- the LOC135496593 gene encoding serine/threonine-protein kinase mTOR-like isoform X2, with protein MTTQLMQHFVSGLKSRSEETRGRIASELNHYVSTELREISNDDLTAFMDEMNHQIFEMVSSPDVNERKGGILAIVSLIGLDVGNTSTRISRFANYLRNLLPSSDIAVMEMAAKAVGRLALASGTYTSEYVEYEEKRAFEWLSGDRNEGRRQAAVLVIRELAVCTPTFFFQQVQQFFDCIFNAVRDIKPNIREGAVAALRAALVVTSQRETKESQRPTWYKQCYEEAEKNYDDVQARDKRITRDDWAHGSLLIINELLRCGNIEGERLRLEMEDISEQQKQHERHYKELYSKAKHQSFFSSHAFHSKSQSLRPALKGRPGTTKNIFYESRTCKALIADKFDKICRLVLRHKASKSPYIQQTLLALIPRLSAFQSKKFVKSYLDETIGYLVGCLKKERERSAAFQAIGLLAVAVQRDISKHLKRIMEVIKQALPTKDLPQKRQKNLVVESSVFACISMLAKAVGPDIEDDIRELLEPMLAVGLSPALTAALRDLSMNIPTLKKPIQDGLLKMLSLVLMGRPLVHPGAPKLPSPSIPQSGSMGSLSEVQDVTSLTLALRTLGNFDFEGHSLTQFVRHCADHFLSSEHKEVRMEAVRTCSRLLTPLLTILAHQRGHISMTTMNTVADVLNKLLVVGITDSDPDIRTCVLISLDERFDPHLAQAENLSALFVAMNDEVFEIRELAMCTIGRLSNMNPAYVMPSLRKTLIQILTELENSGMGRNKEQAAKMLGHLVSTAPRLIKPYMEPILKVLVPKLKESEQNPSVTISVLAAIGEQAQVSGIEMKKWMDELLPIIIEMLQDSSALQKREVSLWTLGQLVESTGYVVVPYKKYPTLLEVLLNFLKTEQAPAVRRETMKVLGLLGALDPYKHKINLGVIDKSSDAGAVLSMSETKSNQDSSGGEYSTSEMLVNMSTATLEEFYPAIAIAVLMRIIRDPSLSQHHTMVVQAITFIFKSLGIKCVPYLQQVMPAYLNVIRTSDSTFREFLFQQLGVIIAIVKQHIRNYLDDIFELIKDYWTLNSPMQNTIILLIEQIVGALGTEFKVYLPQVIPQILRVFMHDNSHSRGVTAKLLNALQLFGANLDDYLHLLLPPVVKLFESTEVPVSVRRVALETVDKLTNTLDLSEYSSRIIHPLVRTLDTCPELRYAAMDTLSALVMQLGKKYQIFIPMVNKVLTKHKVSHQQYDLLLGRILKLIDIAKDHHGSAISEIENDPILGKHRHRRGKANDISTDQTAETATIKKLHVSATNLQRAWQATRRVSKDDWMEWLRRLSIELLKESPSPALRSCWALAQTYNPLARELFNAAFVSCWTELSETQQDELIHCLEQALTAQDIPEITQTLLNLAEFMEHCDKGPLPLGINLLGERAIKCRAYAKALHYKEEEFHTGANTQILGALISINNKLQQSEAAAGVLEYAMKHHRADLKVQETWYEKLHEWTDALAAYERKQETNPDDMNLSLGRMRCLEALGEWGQLNSLSVEKWPTVSDEMRQTMARMAAAAAWGLEQWECMEEYSCLIPRDTYDGAFYRAVLAIHMDKNYSLAQQCIEKARDILDTELTAMAGESYNRAYGAMVNVQMLSELEEIIQYKLIPERRDILKNIWWDRLQGCQRVVEDWQKIIQIRSLVVSATDDMRTWLKYASLCRKSGRLALSHKTLVKLLGVDPSKNPDHPLPTTYPEVTFAYMKHMWKNNQKQEAFQKLSQFVNSALQPQAMQLISPEDSQRRIDLNKLMAKCYLKMGSWIENLQGVNETSIPEVLRYYSTATEHDRNWYKAWHSWAYMNYEAVLFYKQQNAGLGKKDEITPDAEEGATAATSPMTSDIVTAKIQKYCVPAITGFVRSIALSKGHSLQDTLRLLTLWFDYGQWQDAYDALVEGIKTIDIDNWLQVIPQLIARIDTPRHMVGRLIQQLLMDIGKQHPQALIYPLTVASKSSTPARQNAANKVLNNMCEHSNTLVKQAILVSEELIRVAILWHELWHEGLEEASRLYFGERNVKGMFATLEPLHALIEKGPQTLKETSFNQAYGRDLMEAQDWCRKYQRSSNVKDLTQAWDLYYHVFRRISKQLPQLTSLELQYVSPKLLMCRDFELAVPGTYDPHQPVIRISHHQASMQVITSKQRPRKLSIFGSNGQEYTFLLKGHEDLRQDERVMQLFGLVNSLLLENPETFRRNLTIQRFSVIPLSTNSGLIGWVPHSDTLHSLIRDHREKKKILLNIEHRIMLRMAPDYDHLTLMQKVEVFEHALEHTNGDDLAKILWNKSPSSEVWFDRRTNYTRSLAVMSMVGYILGLGDRHPSNLMLDRMSGKITHIDFGDCFEVAMTREKFPEKIPFRLTRMLINAMEVTGIDGNYKMTCKRVMEVLRENKDSVMAVLEAFVYDPLLNWRLVDTTTKGKRSKNRSDSFSGSQDPGDILGSVDISQGPKKGSNESEICEEHGIQPEALNKKAIAIINRVRDKLTGKDFATDEPVDVPNQVELLIKQANSHENLCQCYIGWCPFW; from the exons ATGACGACTCAGCTTATGCAACACTTCGTCAGCGGGCTGAAAAGCCGGAGTGAGGAGACAAGAGGTCGGATTGCCAGCGAGCTCAACCACTATGTCTCGACAGAGTTGAGAGAGATTTCGAATGATGACTTGACAGCGTTTATGGACGAGATGAACCATCAGATCTTCGAGATGGTCTCCAGTCCTGATGTGAATGAAAGGAAGGGAGGTATCCTGGCTATAG TGAGCCTGATCGGGCTGGATGTTGGGAACACCAGCACACGCATCAGTAGATTTGCCAACTACCTCAGAAATCTTCTGCCATCAAGTGACATCGCGGTCATGGAAATGGCTGCCAAGGCAGTGGGGCGTCTAGCATTGGCATCTGGGACATACACATCCGAGTATGTCGAGTATGAAGAAAAGAGGGCGTTTGAATGGCTGAGCGGGGATAGGAATGAGGGCCGAAGACAAGCGGCC GTCCTTGTTATTCGTGAGTTGGCTGTGTGTACCCCGACGTTCTTCTTCCAACAAGTCCAGCAGTTCTTTGATTGTATCTTCAATGCTGTTAGAGATATTAAA CCAAACATCCGGGAGGGTGCTGTGGCTGCACTCAGGGCTGCACTAGTAGTAACTTCACAGAGAGAGACCAAGGAAAGTCAGCGCCCCACATGGTACAAG CAATGCTACGAAGAAGCAGAAAAGAATTATGACGATGTTCAGGCTCGTGATAAACGCATCACCCGAGATGACTGGGCACACGGATCACTCCTCATTATAAATGAACTGCTGAGATGTGGCAACATTGAGGGCGAG AGGCTTCGACTAGAGATGGAGGACATCTCTGAGCAGCAGAAACAGCATGAGAGACATTATAAGGAGCTTTATTCCAAAGCCAAACACCAGTCGTTCTTCAGCAGTCATGCGTTCCACTCCAAGAGCCAGAGTCTCCGCCCTGCTCTGAAGGGACGACCAGGGACAACAAAAAACATCTTCTACGAGAGCCGCACGTGCAAGGCGCTCATCGCAGATAAATTTGATAAGATTTGCCGTCTGGTGTTGAGGCATAAAGCCAGCAAGAGCCCTTACATCCAACAGACACTTCTTGCTCTCATACCAAGACTTTCCGCTTTCCAATCGAAAAAGTTTGTTAAAAG tTACCTAGATGAGACTATCGGCTACCTGGTAGGATGCCTGAAAAAGGAACGTGAGAGATCGGCTGCGTTCCAAGCGATTGGTTTACTCGCCGTAGCGGTGCAGCGAGACATCTCGAAACATCTGAAAAGAATCATGGAGGTCATCAAACAGGCTTTGCCGACAAAAGATTTGCCGCAAAAAAGGCAGAAGAATCTTGTGGTCGAATCGTCGGTGTTTGCTTGTATCAGTATGTTAGCCAAGGCCGTGGGACCAGACATTGAGGATGATATTAGGGAACTGCTGGAGCCAATGTTAGCTGTTGGTCTGAG CCCTGCCCTGACAGCGGCCCTCCGTGACCTGTCGATGAACATCCCGACACTGAAGAAACCCATCCAAGATGGCCTGTTGAAGATGCTGTCGCTCGTCTTGATGGGGCGCCCTCTTGTCCACCCTGGTGCCCCCAAGCTTCCTTCACCCTCGATCCCACAGTCAGGATCTATGGGAAGCCTATCTGAGGTGCAGGACGTCACGAGTCTCACACTGGCTCTACGAACTCTGGGGAACTTCGATTTTGAAG GTCACTCCCTGACACAATTTGTGCGTCACTGTGCTGACCATTTCTTGTCCAGTGAGCACAAGGAAGTGCGCATGGAAGCTGTCCGCACATGTTCTCGACTCCTGACTCCTCTGCTCACT ATCCTTGCCCATCAGCGAGGCCACATCAGTATGACTACTATGAATACTGTGGCAGACGTCCTCAACAAGCTGCTAGTTGTGGGAATCACAGATTCAG acCCAGATATCAGGACATGTGTCCTAATATCCCTTGATGAGCGATTCGACCCCCACCTTGCACAGGCAGAGAATCTCTCTGCTCTGTTCGTGGCGATGAATGATGAGGTGTTTGAGATCAGGGAGCTTGCCATGTGCACCATTGGTCGACTGAGTAACATGAATCCTGCGTACGTGATGCCTTCTCTGAGAAAGACACTTATTCAA ATTCTCACCGAACTTGAGAACAGTGGTATGGGCCGTAATAAGGAACAGGCTGCCAAGATGTTGGGACATTTGGTCTCGACTGCCCCAAGACTGATCAAGCCCTACATGGAACCCATCCTCAAAGTCCTTGTTCCAAAACTGAAGGAGAGTGAACAGAACCCAAGCGTGACTATCAGTGTCTTGGCTGCAATTGGAGAACAAGCACAG GTCAGCGGTATTGAGATGAAAAAATGGATGGACGAGCTCCTCCCAATTATCATCGAGATGCTCCAAGATTCATCAGCTCTCCAGAAACGTGAGGTATCACTCTGGACCCTCGGCCAGCTGGTCGAGAGCACTGGCTACGTGGTGGTGCCGTACAAGAAATATCCAACGTTGTTAGAAGTGCTGCTGAATTTCCTGAAGACGGAACAGGCACCTGCTGTCAGGAGAGAG ACGATGAAAGTCCTGGGTCTCCTTGGTGCCCTTGATCCTTACAAGCACAAGATCAACCTGGGTGTGATTGATAAATCAAGTGATGCTGGGGCCGTGTTGAGCATGTCTGAGACCAAGTCCAACCAGGACTCAAGTGGAG GTGAATACAGCACCAGTGAGATGCTCGTCAACATGAGCACGGCGACCCTGGAGGAATTCTACCCAGCAATTGCCATCGCCGTCTTGATGCGCATCATTCGTGACCCATCTCTCTCCCAGCATCACACAATGGTGGTCCAGGCTATTACCTTCATCTTCAAAAGTCTCGGCATCAAATGTGTGCCGTATTTGCAACAGGTCATGCCAGCTTATCTAAATGTGATCAGGACGTCCGACTCAACATTTAGAGAG tTCTTGTTCCAACAACTCGGCGTGATCATCGCAATCGTCAAACAACACATCAGGAACTATCTTGATGATATCTTCGAATTGATCAAG GATTACTGGACCCTGAACAGCCCAATGCAGAACACAATCATCCTTTTGATCGAGCAGATCGTAGGAGCTCTTGGCACCGAGTTTAAAGTCTACCTGCCCCAAGTTATTCCCCAGATCCTTCGAGTCTTCATGCATGACAACAGTCACAGTAGAGGTGTTACTGCAAAG TTGTTAAATGCGCTGCAGTTGTTCGGTGCCAATCTTGATGATTACCTTCACTTGTTGCTTCCTCCAGTTGTCAAACTGTTTGAGTCAACGGAAGTCCCTGTTTCTGTAAGGAG GGTTGCACTTGAGACGGTTGACAAACTAACCAACACACTAGACTTGTCGGAATACTCCTCCCGCATCATCCATCCTCTGGTGCGAACGCTCGACACTTGTCCGGAACTACGCTACGCTGCCATGGATACCCTCTCTGCCCTCGTGATGCAGCTCGGCAAGAAGTACCAAATCTTCATCCCGATGGTGAATAAGGTTCTGACGAAACACAAGGTCAGCCACCAGCAATATGATTTGCTTCTTGGACGTATTCTAAAG TTGATAGACATAGCCAAAGATCATCAC GGCTCGGCTATAAGTGAGATCGAGAATGACCCAATCTTGGGCAAGCATCGGCACCGCCGCGGTAAAGCCAACGATATCAGTACCGACCAGACCGCTGAGACCGCCACCATCAAGAAATTACACGTCAGTGCTACGAACCTGCAGAGG gccTGGCAAGCAACCAGGAGGGTTTCCAAGGATGACTGGATGGAATGGCTGAGGAGATTGAGTATTGAGCTGTTGAAGGAGTCGCCTTCACCCGCACTCAGGTCCTGCTGGGCTTTGGCTCAAACGTACAATCCTCTGGCAAG AGAACTTTTCAACGCAGCCTTTGTGTCCTGCTGGACTGAGCTTAGTGAGACCCAGCAAGATGAGCTGATCCATTGTCTGGAGCAAGCGTTGACAGCTCAAGACATACCTGAGATCACACAGACACTGCTCAATCTGGCCGAGTTTATGGAACATTGTGATAAG GGTCCACTGCCTCTGGGTATCAACCTGCTGGGAGAGAGGGCCATCAAATGTCGAGCATATGCCAAGGCTCTCCATTATAAGGAAGAGGAGTTCCACACTGGTGCTAATACACAGATACTCGGAGCTTTAATCAG TATCAACAACAAGTTACAGCAGTCTGAAGCTGCTGCTGGTGTGCTGGAATATGCCATGAAACATCATCGCGCTGATTTG AAAGTTCAGGAGACGTGGTACGAGAAGCTTCATGAATGGACAGATGCCTTGGCTGCCTATGAGAGGAAACAAGAAACCAACCCTGATGACATGAACCTGAGCCTCGGCCGGATGAGGTGCTTGGAAGCTCTGGGCGAATG GGGTCAGCTAAATTCTCTTTCTGTTGAGAAATGGCCTACCGTCAGTGATGAAATGCGTCAGACGATGGCTCGGatggctgctgctgctgcctgGGGACTAG AACAATGGGAATGCATGGAGGAGTACAGCTGTCTCATTCCCCGCGACACCTATGACGGTGCCTTCTACAGGGCCGTCCTGGCCATCCATATGGACAAGAACTACAGCCTGGCTCAGCAGTGTATTGAGAAAGCTCGCGACATCTTGGATACAGAGCTGACTGCGATGGCTGGGGAGAGTTACAATCGAGCTTATGGT gCTATGGTAAATGTGCAAATGCTATCAGAACTGGAGGAGATCATCCAGTACAAACTGATCCCAGAACGGCGTGACATCTTGAAGAACATCTGGTGGGATCGTCTGCAGGGCTGTCAACGTGTTGTCGAAGACTGGCAGAAGATTATTCAAATTCGCTCCCTGGTTGTCTCGGCAACGGACGACATGAGAACGTGGCTGAAATACGCTAGTCTGTGCAGAAAGAGCGGGAGACTG GCTCTGTCTCACAAAACCCTAGTCAAGCTGTTGGGAGTTGACCCATCGAAGAACCCCGACCACCCGTTGCCAACGACCTACCCCGAGGTCACATTTGCTTACATGAAGCACATGTGGAAGAACAATCAAAAG CAAGAGGCCTTCCAGAAGCTCTCCCAGTTTGTCAACTCTGCCCTGCAGCCGCAGGCTATGCAGTTGATCTCACCTGAAGACTCGCAGAGAAGGATTGACTTGAATAAGCTCATGGCCAA gtgTTACTTGAAGATGGGAAGCTGGATCGAGAACCTACAAGGAGTCAACGAGACATCGATTCCAGAAGTTTTACGTTACTACTCTACTGCCACTGAACATGATAGAAACTGGTACAAG GCTTGGCATTCGTGGGcctacatgaactatgaggctGTACTCTTCTACAAGCAGCAGAATGCCGGCCTCGGCAAAAAGGATGAAATAACACCAGATGCGGAAGAGGGTGCGACTGCTGCAACATCACCTATGACGTCGGATATTGTCACCGCTAAGATCCAAAAATACTGCGTTCCCGCCATAACTGGATTTGTCCGCTCCATTGCATTGTCGAAAGGACATTCACTGCAAGACACTTTAAG GCTGCTCACGCTGTGGTTTGACTACGGCCAGTGGCAAGATGCCTACGACGCGCTGGTTGAAGGCATCAAAACTATCGACATCGACAACTGGCTTCAGGTCATCCCTCAACTCATCGCGAGGATTGACACACCGCGCCATATGGTGGGGCGACTTATTCAACAACTGCTCATGGATATCGGCAAACAACACCCACAG GCTCTGATCTATCCTCTGACTGTAGCCTCCAAGTCTAGCACTCCGGCACGACAGAATGCTGCCAATAAGGTCCTCAACAACATGTGTGAACACAGTAATACATTGGTCAAACAAGCTATTCTG GTGAGTGAGGAGTTGATCCGTGTCGCCATACTCTGGCACGAGCTCTGGCACGAAGGCCTAGAGGAAGCTTCAAGGCTTTACTTCGGGGAGAGAAACGTCAAGGGCATGTTTGCCACACTCGAACCGCTCCATGCGTTGATAGAGAAAGGACCTCAGACGCTCAAGGAAACATCCTTCAATCAG GCATATGGGCGTGATTTAATGGAGGCTCAGGACTGGTGCAGGAAGTATCAGCGTTCGTCTAATGTGAAGGACTTGACTCAGGCGTGGGATCTCTACTACCACGTGTTCAGGAGGATATCGAAACAACTACCTCAG CTGACCTCCCTGGAGTTGCAATATGTCTCCCCCAAACTTCTGATGTGCCGTGACTTTGAGTTAGCCGTGCCTGGCACATACGACCCTCACCAGCCTGTTATCAGGATCAGTCATCATCAGGCTTCCATGCAAGTCATCACGTCGAAACAGAGGCCAAGGAAGCTGAGTATATTTG GGAGCAATGGCCAAGAGTACACCTTCCTGCTGAAGGGTCACGAGGATCTGCGTCAGGACGAACGCGTCATGCAACTTTTTGGTCTCGTCAATTCCCTGTTACTGGAGAACCCAGAGACTTTTAGGAGAAATCTAAC AATTCAGAGGTTCTCCGTCATCCCCCTTTCCACCAACTCTGGCTTGATTGGCTGGGTGCCGCACTCTGACACGCTACACTCTCTGATCCGCGACCATCGagagaagaagaaaatcttGCTGAACATTGAGCATCGAATCATGCTGCGTATGGCGCCGGACTACGACCATTTGACCTTGATGCAGAAGGTGGAGGTGTTCGAACATGCGCTGGAGCATACGAATGGTGACGACTTGGCAAAGATATTATGGAACAAGAGTCCAAGCTCAGAG GTCTGGTTCGATCGCCGGACTAATTACACAAGGTCTTTGGCTGTGATGTCCATGGTTGGATATATCCTTGGTCTGGGCGACAG ACATCCATCAAACTTGATGCTGGACAGAATGAGTGGCAAAATCACGCACATTGATTTTGGCGATTGTTTTGAGGTTGCCATGACGAGAGAGAAGTTTCCCGAGAAGATTCCGTTCAGGTTGACCAGGATGCTCATAAATGCTATGGAGGTGACTGGCATTGATGGCAACTACAAGATGACGTGCAAACGGGTGATGGAGGTCTTGCGAGAAAACAAGGACAGTGTGATGGCCGTGTTGGAGGCCTTTGTCTATGACCCTCTGCTCAACTGGAGGCTGGTCGATA CAACAACAAAAGGCAAAAGGTCTAAGAACCGATCAGATTCATTCTCGGGCAGCCAGGATCCAGGTGACATTCTGGGGAGTGTGGACATCAGCCAGGGGCCCAAGAAGGGGAGCAACGAGTCGGAAATATGTG AGGAGCATGGCATCCAGCCAGAGGCGCTCAACAAGAAGGCTATTGCTATCATCAACCGTGTACGTGACAAACTTACTGGTAAGGACTTTGCTACGGACGAACCAGTGGATGTGCCAAACCAAGTGGAGCTACTCATCAAGCAGGCTAACTCGCATGAGAATCTTTGTCAGTGCTACATTGGATGGTGTCCTTTCTGGTAG